GAGCTCGATGTCCCAGTAGAGGTAGTCGAGCCAGCTCTGGTGCAGGTGGTGCGGTGGAAACTTGCGGCCGCGGTCTTGCAGCTCGTGGGCGCTGGGCCGCCGGGGCTTGTGGAACGGATGCATGTGGGCTTCGTGCGGCGTGCGCCCGCCCTTGTGCAGGTTGCAGCGGGCGCAGGCGGTGACGATGTTTTCCCAGGTCGTCCGCCCGCCGCGCGAGCGCGGCACCACATGGTCGAAGGTCAGGTCTTCGCCCGCGCGGCAGTACTGGCAGGTGAAGGCGTCGCGCAGGAAAAGGTTGAAGCGGGTGAAGGCCGGCGGCCGGTCCTGCGGCACATAGTGCTTCAGCGAGACGACGCTGGGGAGGCGCATGGCGAAGGAGGGGGAATGGACCTCGTGGTCGTAGGTCGAGACCACGTCGACCCGATCGAGGAACACCGCCTTGATCACCTCCTGCCAGGGCCAGAGGGATAGCGGATAGTAGCTGAGGGGCCGGAAGTCGGCGTTCAGCACGAGACAGGGCCAGCCGGACGGCGGGTGGCTAAGCACCTGCATGGCTTGACCTCCGTCGGCGCGAACCCGCGCCTATGGCGTACGCGTAGAGACTGAAGACGGGCCCCCTTTCGCGGTCTGGTCGCCCTCGAATCTCCGGACGGCGATTCTCGTGACCTGCGAATTATAGGGCAGTTTTCGAGACAGCTCCATGACTTGAAGCGCATCACCCCGTCTCACGGCTCGGGAGGATCAGACCGTGGACGGGGCGGGATCGCGGGACACTAGACGCCGACGGCCGCGGTGGCGCCGGCGAGGCTCAGGCTGATCAGCACGAAGGCGACGGCGACGGTGGCGTCGAAGAGGCGGCCGATGTTCGAAAGAGCAGACATTGTTTCGTTCCTTCTTGAGTTTGGGCCCCGGCGGTTCCGACGCCCCGTCCATCTGGACAACGCTAAGATACCTCATATCTAAGCGATGTACAGATACATTTTACAATGTAAGCTATTAGAAAATGCATAGCTCTTGGCGGGCGGGATTGGACAAATAAAAAGGGGGCCCGGAGGCCCCCTTCCCATCATGGATTGGGTTTCGAGGTTAGGCGCCGAGGGCCGCGGTGGCGGCGGCGACACCTAGGCCGAGGACCAGGAGGAACGCGGGGGCGATCCGGTCGAAGAACCGTTCGAAGTGGGTAAGACCAGCGAGAGACATGACACACACCTTTCAGTTTGAACCCCGGGGGAGCGGGGGCGTTTCTTATTTGAACGATGCTAAGATAGCAGCGATCTGAACGGCGTCAAGATGATCTTTACGCCGTCCAGATTCAGATTTAGAGTGACCGTGATGAGAGAAACTGCTGCCGCCGAAACCCGCCCCTATCACCACGGCGACTTGCGCCGCGCGCTGATCGACGCGGCCCGTCGCCTGCTGGAGTCCGAAGGGCCCACGGCGTTGTCCCTCCGCGCGGTCGCCCGGGAGGCGGGGGTCAGTCCGGCCGCGCCCTACCACCACTTCAAGGACAAGGGCGAACTTCTGGACGCCGTGGCCCACGAGGGCTGGGACGTGCTGAACGCACAGATGGCCAAGGCCAAGGCCGAGGCGACCACCATCCAGGACAAGCTGACCAGCCTGGGCGTGTCCTATGTCCGTTTCGCCCAGGCCAATCCGGCGCTCTACCGCGTGATGTACGACTCCTCCCGCGACAAGGAAGCGCTTCCCGAGCACGCCCATACGGAAAACGACAGCGCCTACTGCCAGGTTCGCGACACCTTCATCGAGGCCGGCGCCGACGTGAACAACGAGATCGACCTCGAGCTGGCCACCAACGCCGCCTGGTGCGCGGCCCACGGCATGGCCGAGATGATCAGCTTCAAGATGTTCGATCATCTGAAGGTCGCCCTGGGTGGTGAGGAGGCCTTCATCCGCGCCACCTTCCAGCACCTTGGCATTTTCGCCGCCGCTCCTCGCCGCTAAGTCTCACGGGTGTTCGCCACCCGCTTCGCCCCCTCCCCCACCGGCCGGCTGCATCGGGGCCATGCCTTTTCGGCCCTGACCGCCCATGCCGCGGCGCGCCATGTGGGCGGGCGCTTCGTCCTGCGTATCGAGGACATCGACGCCACCCGCTGCCGGCCGGAATTCGAGGCCGCGATCCGTGATGATCTCGCCTGGCTGGGCCTCGACTGGGAACAGCCCGTCCGCCGCCAGTCCGAGCACCTAGCCGACTATCACGCGGCCCTGGATAGCCTGATCGCGCGGGGCCTGACCTATCGCTGCTTCCGCACTCGCAAGGAGATCGCGCAGGATATTGCGGGCGCCCCCCACGGGGCTATGGAGACCTGGCGTGGCGCGCCCCTGCCGGCCGACGAGGAGGCCGCGCGCCTGGCGGCCGGCGAGAGCTTCGCCTGGCGGCTGTCGCTCGACGCCGCCGAGCGGGCCCTGGTCGGAGACCTCAGCTTCGTCGAGGAGGGCGAAGGCCCAGAGGGCGAGCATGGGATCATCCCCATCGACCCCACCCTGGGCGGGGACGTGGTCCTGGCCCGGAAGGACGTGGGCGTGGCCTATCACCTCGCCGTGGTGGTCGATGACGCCCTGCAGGGGATCAGCCACGTGATCCGGGGTCGCGACCTGTTCCAGGCGACCCATGTCCAGCGGCGCCTGCAGGCCTTGCTGAACCTGCCCGCGCCGGTCTATCGGCATCATCGCCTGTTGCTGGGCGCGGATGGCCGGCGCTACGCCAAGCGCGACCGGGCCGAAACCCTGGCGGAACTGCGGGCCGGCGGCATGACGCCCGAGGCGCTGCGACGGGAGCTGGGTTTTGACTGAGGCCGCCGCGACACCGGACCGGGGACATCCGAAGGCCCTGGCCGTGCTGGTGCTCGGCGCCGCCGTGATCGGGCTGGCGCCGATCCTGGTGCGCCTGGCCGACGCGGGCCCGGCGGCAGTGGGCTTCTGGCGCGTCACCTTCGCCCTGCCCCTGCTGTTCCTGATGGCCCAGAAGACCGACGGCGGGGTCGGCGGCGCGCCGCGCCTGGCCCTGCTGGCCGGTGCGGCCTTCGCGCTGGATCTCAGCTTCTGGCACTACGGGATCGCCTTCACCTCGGTGGCCAACGCCACCGTGCTCACCAACCTCACGCCCGTGGTGGTGACGGCCGTGGCGTGGCTGGTGTTCAAGCAGCGCCCCAGGAACCTGTTCGTGGCGGCGGTGGCCCTGGCGGTCGGCGGCGCCTGGCTGATGGCTGTGGGTCGCGGCGCCCAGGCGCCTGGCAGCAACCCGCCGCTAGGGGACGCCTTCTCCCTGCTGACCGCGGTCTGGTACGCGTTCTATTTCCTGGCGGTCAGCGCCGCGCGCCGCACGGTCGGGGCCACGCGCATCATGTTCTGGTCCGGGATGGCCAGCGCGCCGCTGCTGCTGCTGGCCGCGGTCCTGCTGGGTGAGCCGCTGCTGCCGGCGACCCTTGGCGGCTGGGCGGCCTGCGTGGGCCTGGGCCTCATGCACGTGGCCGGGCAAGGTTCCATCGCCTGGGCCCTGGGACGCCTGCCGGCCGCCACGGCCTCGGTGGTGGTGCTGGTCCAGCCGGTGGTGGCCGCCATCCTGGGCTGGATGCTGTTCGCCGAGGCCCTCGGGCCGGTCCAGGCGCTCGGCGCCGGCATCGCGCTCGCCGGCGTGGTCCTGGCCCAGATGGCCTCGCGGCCTAAGGCGGCGGCCTAGCCCAGCCCGTACGCCTGCCGCGCGACCTCGATGGCGGCCAGCTTGGCGTGGAACGGGGCCCAGTCGTCGCGCGCGTCGATGGCCGCCCAGATCGATTCGATCTCGTCATAGAGCAGCTCTTCGGGCTCGAGCCTGGTGAAGTAGGCGGCGTCCAAGCGCTCAGGCCGATCCGGCTCGTAGGCCTTCAGCAGGTCGCGGAACGCCGCGAAGCCCTCGTCCGCATAGATGTCACCCCGCGGGCTCGCCAGGGCCCGGGCCTCGCCGCCGGCGAACCAGTCGAAGAAGAACGGTTCCCATCGCAGGCGCTCTCCCCCGACCGAGATGGCGCGAAAAGCGGAATTGACCAGACTCACGTCGTCATCTGGCGAACGCCCCTTCAATCCCAGCCGGGCCAGCATCGCCTCGGCGAGGGCCGCCCGATACACCGGGCCGAAGCCGTTCAGCGCCTCGACCAGGGTCTCCTGGGGGCTCACCAGCGAAAGGCAGCCTGCCAACTGCTGCAGGTTCCAGAACACCGCCTCCGGCTGGCGGCCGAAAGAATAGAGCCCAGCGGAGTCGAAATATGCGGCGGTGAAGTTGGGGTCGTTCTTCGGCAGGAACCGGTAGGGGCCGTAGTCGAAACTCTCCCCGGTGATGTTCATGTTGTCGGTGTTGAGCACCCCATGGACGAAGCCCGCGGCCATCCAGCTGGCGGTCAGGGTCGCCGCGCGGGGGACCACCGCCCCGAGCAGGGCCGCTGCGCGGTCCGGGGCGTTGCCCAGCTCGGGGTAGTAGAGCTCCACCACATGGTCGACGAGGGCGCCGATGCGCTCGGGCTTCTGGTGGAAGGCGTGGCGCTGGAAGCTGCCGAAGCGCACATGGCTATGGGAGAGCCGCACCAGGACGGAGGAGCGGGTGGGGCTGGGTTCGTCGCCGCGCATCAGCGGCTCGCCGGTCTCGACCAGCGAGAAGGACTTCGAGGTCGGCACGCCCAGGGCTTCCAGCATGGCCGTGGCCAGCACCTCGCGCACCCCGCCTTTCAGGGTCAGGCGGCCGTCGCCCTGCCGCGACCAGGGCGTCTGGCCGGAGCCCTTAGTCCCCAGCTCCAGCAGGCGGCCGGTCCCGACCTCGCGCATCTGAGCGAAGGAGAAGCCGCGGCCGTCGCCGAGGTCGGGGTTGTAAACCCGGAACTGGTGGCCGTGGTAGCGCTGGGCCAGGGGGGTTTCGAGGTTGCCCGGCAGCGGCTGGAAGCGGCCGAAGTGGGCGATCCATTCGGCGTCGGTCAGGGTGTCCAGGCCGACGGTGGCTGCGGCGCGGTCGTTGCGGAACCGCAGCAGGGTCGTCGGGAAGTCCGCCGCCGCCACCGGATCTGCGAAGTCGGGACCCAGGGCCTGGATGTGGGGTTCGGGGCGATAGGCCGGGGAGGTGGGCATGGCCACCAGATGACCGCGACCGCACGGGGCGGCAACCCTTTCCTCGTCGCGCTGGGCTGACGGCTCGGCTACGGCTGTGCTACCCGAAGTGGATGGCGCGCAAGTTCACCCTCGACTTCCTGAGGACCGAGACGGCTTCGGGCGCGATCCTGGCGAGCGCCGCGCTGCTGGCCATCCTGCTGGCCAATTCCCCGTGGTCGGGGAGCTATTTCGCCTTCATCGAGCATCCGATCACCATTCACATCGGGGCCTTCGACGAGACCAGGCCCGTCCTGAGCTGGATCAAGGACGGGTTGATGGCGATCTTCTTCTTCGTCGTCGGGCTGGAGATCAAATACGAACTGCTGCGCGGCGAGCTGTCCAATCCCCGCCGCCTGGCCCTGCCGGTGCTGGCGGCGCTCGGCGGCATGGTCGCCCCGGCCCTGATCTATCTGGCCCTGAACCAGGGCCCGGGCGGCGCGCCGCAGGGCTGGCCGACCCCCGTCGCCACCGACATCGCCTTCGCGCTGGCGGCGCTCGCCGTGGCCGGACCGAGGCTGCCGCCGGCCATCCGGGTGTTCCTGCTGACCATGGCCATCGCCGACGACCTGGGCGCCGTGGCCCTGATCGCCCTGCTGTTCACCGCCAAGCTCAATCTCTACGCCCTGGGCGGAGCGGCTGCGGCGATCGCCCTGATGGCCCTGATGTCGCGCTGGAAGACCGCGCCCTACCTATTTTACGCCGCCTGCTTCGCGCTCGCCTGGGCCTTCACCCTGAAGAGCGGGGTGAATACGTCCGTGGCGGGGGTGGCGGCGGCCATGACCGTCCCCATCGACCCGCGCAAGCCCGGTCACGAGGGGCCGCTGAATTACTTCATGGAGAGCCTGCACCCCTATGTGGCCTTCCTGATCCTGCCGCTGTTCGCCTTCACCGCGGCGGGGTTTTCTTTCGAGGGGCTGTCGCTTGGCGATCTCTTCGGCCCCGTGTCGCTCGGCATCGCGCTCGGCCTGTTCGTCGGCAAGCAGATCGGGGTGTTCGGGGTGGGCGCGCTCGCCATCGGCCTGAAGATCGCCCGGCGGCCAACGGGGGCCAAGTGGCTGGAACTCTACGGGGCCTCGCTGCTGTGCGGGGTGGGCTTCACCATGAGCCTGTTCATCGGCGGCCTGGCCTTCGCCCCGGGCGACCTGGCGGCGCAGACCCAGGTGCGGATCGGGGTGGTGGCCGGCACGCTGCTGTCGACCGTGGTCGGCATGGCGGTGCTGGGCTTCGCCCAACGACGGCGCGACGCGGAAGGCTAGACCAGCAGATCGCGGGCCCAGCGGTCTTCGCCGCGACGGGCGGCGACCACGGGCATGTTGGCGAACCGGCCGACCGCCTCGACGGTCTGGTCGAAATCCGGTGCGCTCGGATCTGCGCTCTGGCTGATCACCACCGCATGGATAGGAATGCCGAAGCCCTGCAGGGCCGCGATGGCGGTCAGGGTGTGGCTGATCGCGCCGAGATATGACCCGCCCACCAGCACCGCCGGCAGGCCGACCTCGGCGTGCAGATGGGCGCAGAGACCGTCCTCGGCGATGGGCGACATGATCCCGCCCGCACCTTCGAAAATCTTCAGGTCGGCCTGGGTGTCGGTCAGGAATGGGCGGCAGGCGTCCAGCACCTCCGCATAGGCCAGGCTGCGTCCCTCGGCGCGGGCGGCCATGGGCGGGGACAGGGGCGCGCGGAACCGCAGGGGCGAGACGGCGTCCAGCAAGGCCTCGCTGGGCGCCAGGCCGAGAGCGCGCAGCAGGCAGCCCGGATCGCTGTCGGCCCAGTCCTCGGGATCGAAGCCGCTGACCACGGGCTTCAGCACGCCCACCCGCCGGCCCCTGGCCACGGCGGCGCGGATCAGGGCGCAGGCCACATAGGTCTTGCCCACGTCGGTGTGGGCCCCGGCGATCGACAGGCCGCGCATGGTTCAGGCTCCGATCACGGAGCGGACGGCGGCGGCCAGGCGGTCGACCTCGGCGTCCGGGTGGCCGGCGGTGAAGGCCAGCCGCAGGCGGGCGGTCCCGGCCGGCACGGTCGGCGGACGGATGGCGATGGCCAGGAAGCCCTGGGCCTCCAGGGCCGCGGCGGCGGCGAGCGCGGCGTCGGCCGCCCCGATCATGATGGGGACCACGGCGCTGGTGGCTTCCGGCAGGTTGAGCGCCCGGGTGAAGCGCCGCGCCTTGGCCAGGGGGGCGGCGACCCGCTCCGGCTCGGCGGCGATGACGTCGAGGGCGGCCAGCGCCGCCGCCGCGTTCGCGGGCGGCAGGCCGGTCGTATAGACCAGGGTGCGGGCGCGGGTCTTGAGCAGGTCGATAACCGGGGCGCTGGCGCAGACATAGGCGCCGTAGCCGCCGAGGGCCTTGGAGAAGGTGCCCATGGCCAGGTCGACCTTCGCGCCCGGGAACATGGCCGCGGCGCCGCGGCCATCGCCCACCACGCCCAGGCCGTGGGCGTCGTCGACCATCAGCCAGGCGTCGTGGTCCTGGGCGAGCGCGCTGATCTCGCCGAGCGGCGCCAAATCCCCGTCCATGGAGAAGACGCCGTCGGTGGCGATCAGGGCGCGCAGGGCGCCGGTCCGATGCTCGGCAAGCTTGGCGGCGAGGTCGGCCATGTCGTTGTGGCGGAAGGCGACGACCTTGGCCCCGGAAAGCTGCGAGCCGGCCCAGATGCAGGAATGGGCCAGTTCGTCGACCAGGATCAGGTCGGACGCGCCCATGATGGTGGGGATTATGCCGCTATTGGCCAGGTAGCCCGAGCCGAACACGCAGGCGGCCTCATAGCCCTTCAGCGCAGCCAGCCGGCCTTCCAGTTCCGAGAGCAGCGGATGGTCGCCGGTGACCAGGCGCGAGGCCCCGGCGCCGACCCCGTGCTCCTCCACCGCGCGGATGGCGGCGGCCTTTACGGCCGGGTGGTGCGAGAGGTTCAGATAGTCATTGCAGGAGAAGGAGAGCAGCCGTCGTCCGCCTCGCTGGACCCAAAGGCCGTCGAAACGATGGGTGGGGACCAGGGTGCGCCGCAGGCTGCGGGACTCCAGGCCGGCGAGCTTGTCGTGGGCGAAGGCGGTGAGGCTGTCGGTCATGGCGCGACGCGGTATGCACGAGGTTGGCCCTGGGCTAAAGCGCGCTGCGTCAGCTTCCAGGGAAACCAATGCATGCCGCAGCCGCCGAACTGGATGACCACGGGCGCGGACCACGTCTGGCGACCCTATTGCCAGATGAAGACCGCCCCGCCGCCGCTGCCGGTGGCGCGCACGCAGGGCGCCAGGATCATCCTGGAGGACGGCCGCGAGCTGGTGGACGGCATCGCCTCTTGGTGGACCGCCTGTCATGGCTACAACCATCCGCACATCCGCGCGGCGGTCTCCGCCCAACTGGAGCGCGCGCCGCACGTGATGTTCGGCGGCCTCGCGCATGAGCCCGCCTACCGGCTGGCGTCGAGGCTGGCGGCCCTGCTGCCTGGGGACCTCGACCACGTGTTCTTCGCCGAGAGCGGTTCGGTGGCGGTCGAGATCGCCATGAAGATGGCCCTGCAGTTCTGGATCAACCGGGGCGTGGCGGGCCGCACCCGGTTCCTGAGCTTCCTCGGCGGCTATCACGGCGACACCCTGGCGACCATGACCGTGTGCGACCCCGAGGAGGGGATGCATGGCCTGTTCGCGGGCGTCATGCCGGCGCAGCATATCGCCGCCCTGCCGACCGACCCGGCCTCGGAAGCCGCGCTCGACGCGCTGCTGGCGCGGAAGGGTTCCGAGATCGCCGCCATCATCGTCGAGCCGCGCGTCCAGGGCGCCGGCGGCATGCTGTTCCATGATGACGAGGTGTTGCGCACCCTGCGGCGGCTGGCCGACCAACACGGCGTTCTATTGATTTTCGATGAGATCTTTGTCGGGTTCGGACGCACCGGCGACCTGTTCGCCTGCTCAGGCTCGGGTGTGGTCCCCGACATCGTCACCCTGTCCAAGGCCCTGACCGGCGGCACCCTGCCGCTGTCGGCGGCCGTGGCGCGGCGCCCGGTGTTCGAGGCCTTCTGGTCGGACGACCCGGGCGCGGCCCTGATGCACGGGCCGACCTATATGGGCAATCCGCTGGCCTGCGCGGCGGCCAACGCCAGCCTCGACCTCTTCGAGACCGGAACCTGGAAGGCCGACGTGGCGCGCATTAACGCATCGCTGGTTCAAGGCCTGGAGCCGTGCCGGGCCGCCAAGGGCGTGGTCGACGTCCGCACCCTTGGCGCCATCGGGGTGGTCGAGTTCGCCGAGCCCGTCGCGGTCGGCGCGCTCTGCACCCGGTTCGCCGAGCTGGGCTGCTGGATCCGGCCCATGGGCAAGGTCGTCTACCTGACCCCGCCCTTCGTGACGACGGACGCTGAGCTGGCGCGGCTGACGGGGGCCATTCGCGAGGTGGTCGGCGCCTAGCCCAGCGCCGCCTTCAGCACCGCCACCGTCTCCTTGGTCGCCACGTCCACCGCGGGCGAGACATCGCCCATGCTGTAGAAGTCGTGGACCATGTCCTTGTACTCGACGTGCTGCGCCTTGACCCCGGCGGCATTGAGCCGCGCGGCGTAGTCGCGGCCCTCGTCCTTCAGGGGATCGTATCCGGCGGTGACCACAAGAGCGGGCGGGGTTCCGGCGATGTCGGCCTTGGAGCCCAGGCTGGCGCGGTGAGCCTGAGGGTGACCCACGGCCGCCAGGCACTTGTCGAACCACGCGATGGCCGCCCTGGTCAGGATCGGCCCGTCCAGGTCCTTGCGCGACTGGGTCTCCTCATCCGGCCAGATGCCGGGATAGAGCAACAGCTGGAAGGCCAGCTTCCGCTTGGGATCGTCCTTCAGGTCGATGGAGATCGAGGCCGCCAGGTTGCCGCCCGCCGAGCAGCCGCCGACCGCGATGCGCTCCGGATCGAAGCCGATCTCGGCGGCATGGTCGAAGGCCCACTTGGTGGCCGCCAGGCAGTCGTCATGGCCCGCCGGGAACGGATGCTCGGGCGCCAGCCGGTAGTCGATGGCCAGGACCCGATAGCCGGAATAGGCCGCCAGCCGCCGGCAATGGCCGTCATGGGTCTCCAGGTCGCCGATGGCGAAGCCGCCGCCGTGGAAATAGACCAGGCCCGGCGTGGTCTTCCCGGCGCCGGCGGGGGTGTAGAGCCGCGCCCCGATGGGCCCCGCCGCGCCGTCGACCTTGAGGTCGGTCGCCGTCACGTCCTTGGGTGCGTTCAGGTTCTGGGCCTGGCGCTGCATTCGGTAACCGGCGCGGATCATCTCCGGCGGCAGGGCGTCGAGCGGGGGCATCTCCTGGCCCGCGGCGGCGGCTTCCTGCTCGGCGATCAAGGCCTTGAAGTGCGGGTCCATCGGATGTGCCTTTTCTTGTGAAACCTTAGCCGACCTTGCGGCCCTGGCCTTGCCAATAGGGGTCGCGGAGCTCGCGGCGCAGGACCTTGCCGGACGGATTGCGCGGCAGGACGGCGACGTAGTCCACGGACTTGGGCGCCTTGTAGCCGGCGATCTGGGCGCGGCAGTGTTCGATGATCGAGGCGGTGTCGGCAGGGGCGCCCGGCCGCAGGACCACGACGGCCTTGACCGCTTCGCCCCAGCGCTCGTCGGGCACGCCGATCACCGCGGCGTCGGCCACGTGGGGATGGCCCATCAGGGCGTTCTCCACCTCGGCCGGATAGATGTTCTCACCCCCCGAGACGATCATGTCCTTCACCCGGTCGTGGATGAACAGGTAGCCGTCGGCGTCGAAATAGCCGGCGTCGCCGCTCTTGAACCAGCCTTGAGGGCAGACGGCCTCGGCGGTGGCGTCGGGGCGGTTCCAGTAGCCCTTCATGATGCCACCGGACCGGATCTCGATCTCGCCCACCTCGCCGACGGCGGCGTCGCGGCCGTCGATCCGGACGCGGATGTCGTAGCCCGGGGTAGGCTTGCCGCAGGCCCGCAGCTTGCCGAGCGCCGGGTCGTGGGCCTCCGGCGGCAGATAGGTCCCCCCGCCGATGGTCTCGGTCAGGCCATAGAGCTGCATGAAGCCCGCGTTGAACCGCGCCTGGGCGCGGGTCAACACCTCCTCGGAGATCGGCGAGGCCCCGTAGTAGATGTGCCGCAGGCTGGAGAGATCCGTCGCCGCCTGGGCCGGGTGCTGCAGCACCTTGTTGATGATCGCCGGCGCCATGAAGGCGTGCTTGATCGCGTGCGTCTCGATCAGCTTGAGCAGCAGGCCGATATCGACCTCGCGCATGATCACCGCCCGGGCGCCCTGGAGAAGGGACAGCATGCCCAGATTGGCGCCGGCCACATGGAACAGGGGCATGGCCACCAGCACGCCCTCGCCAGGGCTGAACTTACCCCAGACCTGGGTCGCCCCCGCGAAACACGCCTTGTAGTTGGTCTCGGTGAGCTGCACGCCCTTGGGCAGTCCGGTGGTGCCGGAGGTGTAGAGCTGGATGACGTCGTCATCGGGCAGGGCGGCCAGGGCCGGATCGCTCGCGGGCTGCGCGCCGATCCAGGCGCGGAAACCGGGCCAGTCCGGATGGCCCGGCTCGAACTGGATCACGTCCGCGAGGTCGGGCAGGTCGAGGCCGGCGATCGTCTCCGCATAGTCCTCGCCCACCACCAGCAGCTTGCAGCCGGCGTCCCTGAGGATGAAGGCGATCTCCGGGGGAGCCAGGCGCCAGTTGACCGGCGTCAGGCAGGCGCGGACCTTCAGGCAGCCGAACCAGAGGACGAAAAAGTCAGCATTGCCCTTGGCGAGGGTCCCGACCCGATCGCCGGGCTGGACGCCAGCGGCCAGAAGAGCCTGGGCGCATTGCGATGAGAGGACGTCGAACTCGGCGAAGCTGATCGCTTCGCCCGCGAACCAAAGGGCCTGGGCTTCAGGCCGAACACGCGCGTGGTGGCGCGGCACGTCGGCCACGCTTCTGATGTCCAGCGACATCGATCCTCCCTTGACCGCCCGTGAACCGGACGGCTGTCCCTCCTCCGACGGAGGAGGGACTTCGTCGTTCTTATTCCGCGGCGACCTTCGGCGCGTAGCCGAGCATCGCCTTGGTTTCCAGGAACTCGTGGAAAGCGTAGTCGCCCCACTCGCGCCCGTTGCCGCTCATCTTATAGCCGCCGAAGGGGGCCATCATGTCGCCGCCGCCGCCGTTGATCGACACCTGGCCGGCGCGGAGCTTGGAGGCCACCTCGCGAGCCTTGGCGAGATCGGCGCCGTTGACGTAGGCGGCCAGGCCGTACTCGGTGTCGTTGCCGACCTCGATGGCCTGGTCGAGGGTCTCATAGCCCAGGATCGACAGCACGGGGCCGAAGATCTCTTCCTTGGCGATGGTCATCTCGTTGGTGACGTTGGCGAAGACGGTGGGCTTCACATAGTAGCCCTTGTCCAGGCCTTCCGGACGGCCGACCCCGCCGATGACCAGGGTCGCGCCCTCGTCGATGCCGGCCTGGATCAGCTTCTGGATCTTGTTGAACTGCACCTCGGAGACCACCGGCCCGAGCTGAGCGTTGCCGTTCGGGTCGCCGACGGTGACCGTGGAGGCCGCCTCGCGAGCCGCGACGATCGCCTCGTCCATGCGCTTGGACGGGACGAGCATACGGGTGGGCGCGTTACAGGATTGACCGGAATTGGTCATCATGGTCGCCACGCCGCGGGCGACGCCCTTGGTCAGCTGGTCGTCGTCCAGGATGATGTTCGGGCTCTTGCCGCCCAGTTCCTGGGCCACGCGCTTGACGGTCGGGGCGGCGTTCTTGGCCACCTCGATGCCGGCGCGGGTCGAGCCCGTGAACGAGACCATGTCGACTTCCGGATGGCTGGAGAGCGGCACGCCCACGCCCAGGCCGTCGCCGTGGACGAGGTTGAACACGCCCGCCGGCACGCCGGCCGCATGCATGATCTCGGCGAAGATCTGGCCCGAGAACGGGGCCACTTCCGACGGCTTCAGCACCATGGTGCAGCCCGTGGCGATGGCCGGGGCCACCTTGCAGACGATCTGGTTCAGCGGCCAGTTCCAGGGGGTGATGAAGCCGCAGACACCGATCGGCTCCTTGACGATCATGGTCGGGCCGCGGTCTTCCTCGAACTTGAAGGTCTTCAGCACTTCCACGGCGGTGGCCAGGTGGCCCATGCCGATCGGAACCTGAGCCCGCTGGGCCAGGGAGGCCGGAGCGCCCATTTCCTCGGTCACCGCGGTGGCCAGGTCGCCGAAGCGCTTCTGGTATTCCGCCAGGATGCGGCCCAGCACCTCCAGGCGCTCCTCGCGGCTGGTCTG
This genomic stretch from Phenylobacterium sp. LH3H17 harbors:
- the bioF gene encoding 8-amino-7-oxononanoate synthase, which translates into the protein MTDSLTAFAHDKLAGLESRSLRRTLVPTHRFDGLWVQRGGRRLLSFSCNDYLNLSHHPAVKAAAIRAVEEHGVGAGASRLVTGDHPLLSELEGRLAALKGYEAACVFGSGYLANSGIIPTIMGASDLILVDELAHSCIWAGSQLSGAKVVAFRHNDMADLAAKLAEHRTGALRALIATDGVFSMDGDLAPLGEISALAQDHDAWLMVDDAHGLGVVGDGRGAAAMFPGAKVDLAMGTFSKALGGYGAYVCASAPVIDLLKTRARTLVYTTGLPPANAAAALAALDVIAAEPERVAAPLAKARRFTRALNLPEATSAVVPIMIGAADAALAAAAALEAQGFLAIAIRPPTVPAGTARLRLAFTAGHPDAEVDRLAAAVRSVIGA
- a CDS encoding adenosylmethionine--8-amino-7-oxononanoate transaminase, with product MPQPPNWMTTGADHVWRPYCQMKTAPPPLPVARTQGARIILEDGRELVDGIASWWTACHGYNHPHIRAAVSAQLERAPHVMFGGLAHEPAYRLASRLAALLPGDLDHVFFAESGSVAVEIAMKMALQFWINRGVAGRTRFLSFLGGYHGDTLATMTVCDPEEGMHGLFAGVMPAQHIAALPTDPASEAALDALLARKGSEIAAIIVEPRVQGAGGMLFHDDEVLRTLRRLADQHGVLLIFDEIFVGFGRTGDLFACSGSGVVPDIVTLSKALTGGTLPLSAAVARRPVFEAFWSDDPGAALMHGPTYMGNPLACAAANASLDLFETGTWKADVARINASLVQGLEPCRAAKGVVDVRTLGAIGVVEFAEPVAVGALCTRFAELGCWIRPMGKVVYLTPPFVTTDAELARLTGAIREVVGA
- a CDS encoding alpha/beta hydrolase; this translates as MDPHFKALIAEQEAAAAGQEMPPLDALPPEMIRAGYRMQRQAQNLNAPKDVTATDLKVDGAAGPIGARLYTPAGAGKTTPGLVYFHGGGFAIGDLETHDGHCRRLAAYSGYRVLAIDYRLAPEHPFPAGHDDCLAATKWAFDHAAEIGFDPERIAVGGCSAGGNLAASISIDLKDDPKRKLAFQLLLYPGIWPDEETQSRKDLDGPILTRAAIAWFDKCLAAVGHPQAHRASLGSKADIAGTPPALVVTAGYDPLKDEGRDYAARLNAAGVKAQHVEYKDMVHDFYSMGDVSPAVDVATKETVAVLKAALG
- a CDS encoding long-chain-fatty-acid--CoA ligase, translated to MSLDIRSVADVPRHHARVRPEAQALWFAGEAISFAEFDVLSSQCAQALLAAGVQPGDRVGTLAKGNADFFVLWFGCLKVRACLTPVNWRLAPPEIAFILRDAGCKLLVVGEDYAETIAGLDLPDLADVIQFEPGHPDWPGFRAWIGAQPASDPALAALPDDDVIQLYTSGTTGLPKGVQLTETNYKACFAGATQVWGKFSPGEGVLVAMPLFHVAGANLGMLSLLQGARAVIMREVDIGLLLKLIETHAIKHAFMAPAIINKVLQHPAQAATDLSSLRHIYYGASPISEEVLTRAQARFNAGFMQLYGLTETIGGGTYLPPEAHDPALGKLRACGKPTPGYDIRVRIDGRDAAVGEVGEIEIRSGGIMKGYWNRPDATAEAVCPQGWFKSGDAGYFDADGYLFIHDRVKDMIVSGGENIYPAEVENALMGHPHVADAAVIGVPDERWGEAVKAVVVLRPGAPADTASIIEHCRAQIAGYKAPKSVDYVAVLPRNPSGKVLRRELRDPYWQGQGRKVG
- a CDS encoding aldehyde dehydrogenase family protein, with protein sequence MREYLKFYIDGKWVEPVELKTLDVINPATEEVCGKIALGSAADVDKAVMAARKAFPAWSQTSREERLEVLGRILAEYQKRFGDLATAVTEEMGAPASLAQRAQVPIGMGHLATAVEVLKTFKFEEDRGPTMIVKEPIGVCGFITPWNWPLNQIVCKVAPAIATGCTMVLKPSEVAPFSGQIFAEIMHAAGVPAGVFNLVHGDGLGVGVPLSSHPEVDMVSFTGSTRAGIEVAKNAAPTVKRVAQELGGKSPNIILDDDQLTKGVARGVATMMTNSGQSCNAPTRMLVPSKRMDEAIVAAREAASTVTVGDPNGNAQLGPVVSEVQFNKIQKLIQAGIDEGATLVIGGVGRPEGLDKGYYVKPTVFANVTNEMTIAKEEIFGPVLSILGYETLDQAIEVGNDTEYGLAAYVNGADLAKAREVASKLRAGQVSINGGGGDMMAPFGGYKMSGNGREWGDYAFHEFLETKAMLGYAPKVAAE